The Chthoniobacterales bacterium genome includes a region encoding these proteins:
- a CDS encoding SIS domain-containing protein, with translation MTHFQNSLKDAVATFQALATHESALLEATAVLEKAFLAGNKLLICGNGGSASDAAHISTEFVCRFKGDRRPYPALPLNADAGLLTAVSNDYNYQDAFARQVKAFGQKGDVLIVISTSGKSRNLLDAIEEAHRVGVHTIALLGRDGGFTKGAAGIEIIVQGPETARIQEAQKFLLHVMCELLEERLPKE, from the coding sequence ATGACGCACTTCCAGAACTCGCTCAAGGACGCCGTTGCCACCTTCCAGGCGCTGGCCACGCACGAATCCGCACTTCTCGAAGCGACCGCAGTCTTGGAAAAGGCGTTCCTCGCGGGGAACAAGCTGCTCATCTGCGGCAACGGCGGCAGTGCGTCCGATGCGGCGCACATCTCGACGGAGTTCGTCTGCCGCTTCAAGGGCGACCGCCGGCCTTATCCGGCCCTGCCGCTCAATGCCGACGCCGGCCTGCTGACCGCCGTCTCGAACGATTACAACTACCAGGATGCCTTTGCCCGGCAGGTCAAGGCCTTCGGTCAGAAGGGCGACGTCCTCATCGTGATCTCCACCAGCGGCAAGTCCCGCAACCTGCTCGACGCGATCGAGGAGGCTCATCGCGTCGGCGTTCATACCATCGCCCTGCTCGGCCGCGACGGCGGATTCACCAAAGGCGCCGCCGGGATCGAGATCATCGTTCAGGGGCCCGAAACCGCCCGCATCCAGGAAGCGCAGAAGTTCCTGCTTCACGTGATGTGCGAGTTGCTCGAGGAGCGCCTGCCGAAGGAGTGA
- the purH gene encoding bifunctional phosphoribosylaminoimidazolecarboxamide formyltransferase/IMP cyclohydrolase, whose protein sequence is MKIQRALISVSDKTGLLDFAKGLASFGVEIISTGGTAKALAKAGIPVVEISDFTGSPEILDGRVKTLHPKVHGGLLYLRENPEHTAVAKEHGIAPIDLVVVNLYPFQATIEKEGVTLAEAIENIDIGGPSMIRSASKNYQSVTVVTDPADYTDVLAEMKEEGGATSAKLRERLAVKAFATTSSYDRAITNYLGSGQTGSHYSIDLPLEQRLRYGENPHQKAELYGNFGDYFEKLQGKELSYNNILDITAATHLIAEFAKPTVAILKHTNPCGVATDPDLKAAWDKAFATDKQAPFGGIIIANRPVDVALAKAIGEIFSEVIIAPDFDSEARAVLQKKKNLRLMRLLHLPKAAGANLRDARAVLGGMLVQDSDDAGIEELEHKVISARPPSKAEIEAMEFGWKVVKHVKSNAIVYAGADRTLGIGAGQMSRVDSSRIAVWKAKEAGLSLKGTAVCSDAFFPFPDGLVAAAEAGATAAIQPGGSVRDEEVIKAANEHGVAMVFTGIRHFRH, encoded by the coding sequence ATGAAAATCCAGCGCGCTCTCATTTCCGTCTCCGATAAAACCGGTCTGCTCGACTTTGCAAAAGGTCTGGCCAGCTTCGGCGTCGAGATCATCTCCACTGGCGGCACCGCCAAGGCCCTGGCGAAGGCCGGGATTCCCGTCGTCGAGATTTCCGACTTCACCGGCTCTCCCGAGATCCTCGACGGCCGCGTGAAGACGCTCCACCCGAAAGTCCACGGCGGCCTGCTTTATCTCCGCGAGAATCCCGAGCACACCGCGGTCGCGAAGGAGCATGGCATCGCCCCCATCGACCTCGTCGTCGTGAACCTCTATCCCTTCCAGGCCACCATCGAGAAGGAAGGCGTCACCCTCGCCGAGGCCATCGAGAACATCGACATCGGCGGTCCGTCGATGATCCGCAGCGCCTCGAAGAACTACCAGTCGGTCACCGTCGTCACCGATCCCGCGGACTACACCGATGTGCTCGCCGAGATGAAGGAGGAGGGCGGCGCCACCAGCGCGAAGCTCCGCGAGCGGCTCGCCGTGAAGGCCTTTGCCACCACGTCCAGCTACGATCGCGCCATCACGAACTACCTCGGCAGCGGCCAGACCGGCAGCCATTACTCGATCGACCTGCCCCTCGAGCAGCGTCTCCGCTACGGCGAGAATCCGCACCAGAAGGCCGAACTCTACGGCAACTTCGGCGACTACTTCGAGAAGCTCCAGGGCAAGGAGCTCTCCTACAACAACATCCTCGATATCACGGCCGCCACGCACCTCATCGCCGAGTTTGCGAAGCCGACGGTCGCCATTCTCAAGCACACGAACCCCTGCGGCGTCGCCACGGATCCCGATCTCAAGGCCGCGTGGGACAAGGCGTTCGCGACCGACAAGCAGGCGCCCTTCGGCGGCATCATCATCGCCAATCGTCCCGTCGACGTCGCGCTCGCGAAGGCGATCGGCGAGATCTTCAGCGAGGTGATCATTGCGCCCGATTTCGATAGCGAGGCCCGTGCGGTGCTGCAGAAGAAGAAGAATCTCCGCCTCATGCGCCTGCTGCACCTGCCCAAGGCCGCGGGAGCAAACCTGCGCGACGCCCGCGCCGTGCTCGGCGGCATGCTCGTGCAGGACAGCGACGACGCCGGCATCGAGGAGCTCGAGCACAAGGTCATCTCGGCCCGTCCGCCGTCGAAGGCCGAGATCGAGGCCATGGAGTTTGGCTGGAAGGTCGTGAAGCACGTGAAGTCCAACGCCATCGTTTACGCGGGCGCGGACCGCACCCTCGGCATCGGCGCCGGCCAGATGTCGCGCGTGGATTCCTCCCGCATCGCCGTCTGGAAGGCGAAGGAAGCCGGTCTCTCGCTCAAGGGCACCGCCGTGTGCTCCGACGCCTTTTTCCCGTTCCCCGACGGCCTTGTCGCCGCCGCGGAGGCTGGCGCCACCGCCGCCATCCAGCCCGGCGGCAGCGTGCGCGACGAAGAGGTCATCAAGGCCGCCAACGAGCACGGCGTCGCCATGGTCTTCACTGGCATCCGTCACTTCCGGCACTAG
- a CDS encoding prepilin peptidase: MTLSAIGAVFAFIFGALIGSFLNACIHRLPRGISLDHPRRSFCPHCETTIRWYHNLPIVSWLWLRGRCAKCGASISPRYLLVEILTALVFLGLWVKFGLPLAPAYMLFAALLIAATFIDFEHYIIPDEITLGGTVAGIVLSVALPGLMGVDSHWQAALWSLAAAVLGAGLLWAVVEGGKLAFGRKRIVPEQPEPFHFEADSENPRLVIGGEAWPWDEIFSRETDVLVIEATRASLNGGPVRESKTIRIFYNRVVADNRETPIEDVRELTGVLRAVVIPREAMGFGDVKFLACIGAFLGWKAVLFTIASSSIFGALIGGGALLATRGKAGGRIPFGPYLALGAALWLVAGPEIIRWYLALVRPGAL, from the coding sequence ATGACGCTGTCCGCGATCGGCGCGGTCTTCGCGTTTATTTTCGGCGCGCTCATCGGCTCCTTTCTCAACGCTTGCATCCATCGGCTGCCGCGTGGCATTTCGCTCGACCATCCGCGCCGTTCGTTCTGCCCGCACTGCGAGACCACGATCCGGTGGTATCACAATCTCCCCATCGTAAGCTGGCTCTGGCTCCGTGGTCGCTGCGCGAAATGCGGCGCTTCGATCTCGCCGCGCTACCTCCTCGTGGAAATTCTCACCGCGCTCGTCTTTCTCGGGCTGTGGGTGAAGTTCGGCCTGCCCCTCGCGCCGGCCTACATGCTCTTCGCCGCGCTGTTGATCGCGGCCACGTTCATCGATTTCGAGCATTACATCATCCCCGACGAGATCACCCTCGGCGGCACCGTGGCCGGCATCGTGCTCAGCGTCGCGCTGCCGGGACTGATGGGCGTGGATTCGCACTGGCAGGCCGCTTTGTGGTCGCTGGCCGCCGCGGTGCTCGGCGCCGGTCTGCTGTGGGCGGTCGTCGAGGGCGGCAAGCTTGCCTTCGGTCGCAAACGCATCGTTCCCGAGCAACCGGAGCCCTTCCATTTCGAGGCGGATTCCGAGAATCCGCGCCTCGTGATCGGCGGCGAAGCCTGGCCGTGGGACGAGATTTTCAGCCGCGAGACCGACGTCCTCGTCATCGAGGCAACGCGCGCGTCCTTGAACGGCGGCCCGGTGCGCGAGTCGAAAACGATCCGCATTTTTTACAACCGCGTCGTCGCCGACAACCGCGAGACGCCGATCGAGGACGTGCGCGAGTTGACCGGCGTGCTGCGGGCCGTCGTCATCCCGCGTGAGGCGATGGGCTTCGGCGACGTCAAGTTTCTCGCCTGCATCGGGGCGTTCCTCGGCTGGAAGGCGGTGCTGTTCACCATCGCCAGTTCTTCGATCTTCGGCGCGCTCATCGGCGGCGGGGCTCTGCTCGCCACGCGAGGGAAAGCCGGAGGGCGCATTCCTTTCGGTCCCTACCTCGCGCTCGGTGCGGCGCTCTGGCTCGTCGCCGGCCCCGAGATCATTCGCTGGTATCTCGCCCTCGTGCGCCCCGGGGCGCTCTAA
- a CDS encoding ABC transporter ATP-binding protein, translating into MADPKKQKLPFPELVRQLWKPYFALAQYLKPYRVRFVMGLVFGVLAGVLNGMIPLVIKLVGDKVFPGGNSAAKINPFAGGAAESGPPIGDYIWILMLIPAAMIARGVFAYLNSYCLAWVGYRVLHDIRSQLFNHLASQSLDFFNKAKSGKLISRVLNDTRMAQNALTSIASDIVKDPVAVITGIVVLVHMDWKFALTTLVLFPLCILPVAIFGREIRQAGKAEENEAGQMAVILQETFAGIRVIKSFAREDYQAKQFALSSDQQVRNSLRVRKSIDIVQPIIESVSAVGVVFALVYVMYFNIGFLQFAALCAGIFLLYNPVKAVSKIPLQMQKCLASSTYIFEMMATKSSIQDAPDAVVLKDVRGEIAFENVTFGYGTEGAAVNDLSLRIEAGKQYALVGSSGAGKTTMLALLLRFYDPQSGAIRLDGLDLRSVTQQSLREQIGIVTQESFLFHDTIFENIRYGRLDATRAEVEAAAKLAYAHDFIVAQPQGYDTIVGDKGSLLSGGQQQRLAIARALLKNAPVLLLDEATSALDSESERIIQAALERLAQGRTVIAIAHRLSTILKSDQIVVMDHGRIAEVGTHRELLEKSGLYRRLYEIQFQHEEAAAAA; encoded by the coding sequence ATGGCTGATCCCAAAAAGCAAAAACTTCCGTTTCCCGAGCTCGTTCGTCAGCTCTGGAAGCCCTATTTCGCCCTCGCGCAGTATTTGAAGCCCTACCGGGTGCGCTTCGTCATGGGGCTGGTCTTCGGCGTGCTCGCGGGTGTGCTGAACGGGATGATCCCGCTCGTCATCAAGCTCGTGGGCGACAAGGTTTTCCCCGGCGGGAATTCCGCGGCGAAGATCAATCCCTTCGCCGGCGGCGCTGCGGAATCCGGTCCTCCGATTGGCGATTACATCTGGATCCTCATGCTCATTCCCGCGGCGATGATCGCGCGCGGCGTGTTTGCCTACCTGAACTCCTACTGCCTCGCCTGGGTCGGCTACCGGGTGCTGCACGACATCCGCAGCCAGCTCTTCAATCACCTCGCCTCGCAGTCGCTCGACTTCTTCAACAAGGCGAAATCCGGCAAGCTCATCTCGCGCGTGCTGAACGACACCCGCATGGCGCAGAACGCCCTCACGTCGATCGCCAGCGACATCGTGAAGGACCCCGTGGCCGTCATCACCGGCATCGTCGTGCTCGTCCACATGGACTGGAAGTTCGCCCTCACGACCCTCGTTCTCTTCCCGCTCTGCATCCTGCCGGTGGCGATCTTCGGTCGGGAAATCCGCCAGGCGGGCAAGGCCGAGGAAAATGAAGCCGGCCAGATGGCCGTGATCCTTCAGGAAACCTTTGCCGGCATTCGCGTCATCAAGTCCTTCGCCCGGGAGGACTATCAGGCGAAGCAGTTTGCCCTCTCGAGCGACCAGCAGGTGCGCAACAGCCTGCGCGTGCGCAAGAGCATCGACATCGTGCAGCCGATCATCGAGTCCGTCTCCGCAGTCGGCGTCGTCTTCGCGCTCGTCTACGTGATGTATTTCAACATCGGGTTTCTGCAGTTCGCCGCCCTCTGCGCCGGCATTTTCCTGCTCTACAACCCCGTGAAGGCGGTCAGCAAGATTCCGCTGCAGATGCAGAAGTGCCTCGCCTCGTCGACCTACATCTTCGAGATGATGGCCACGAAATCCTCGATCCAGGATGCACCCGACGCCGTGGTGTTGAAGGACGTGCGCGGGGAGATCGCGTTCGAGAATGTCACGTTCGGCTACGGCACCGAGGGCGCGGCGGTCAATGACCTGTCGCTCAGGATCGAGGCCGGCAAGCAATACGCGCTCGTCGGTTCCAGCGGCGCGGGGAAGACGACCATGCTCGCCCTGCTGCTGCGCTTCTACGATCCGCAGTCCGGCGCCATCAGGCTCGACGGCCTCGACCTCCGCTCCGTCACGCAGCAGTCGCTCCGCGAGCAGATCGGCATCGTCACGCAGGAGAGCTTCCTCTTCCACGACACCATCTTCGAAAACATCCGCTACGGCCGGCTCGACGCCACCCGCGCCGAGGTGGAAGCCGCCGCGAAGCTCGCCTACGCGCACGACTTCATCGTCGCCCAGCCGCAAGGCTACGACACCATCGTCGGCGACAAGGGCAGCCTGCTCTCCGGCGGCCAGCAGCAGCGCCTCGCCATTGCCCGAGCGTTGCTGAAGAACGCGCCGGTGCTCCTTCTCGACGAGGCCACGTCCGCGCTCGACAGCGAGAGCGAACGCATCATCCAGGCCGCCCTCGAGCGCCTCGCCCAGGGCCGCACCGTCATCGCCATCGCCCACCGTCTTTCCACCATTCTCAAGTCCGACCAGATCGTCGTGATGGACCACGGTCGCATCGCCGAGGTCGGCACCCACCGCGAACTCCTCGAGAAAAGCGGCCTCTACCGCCGGCTCTACGAGATCCAGTTTCAGCATGAGGAAGCCGCCGCCGCGGCTTGA
- a CDS encoding STAS domain-containing protein, protein MSPKSTIFAGLYDHAVWLRVNGRGTFQTSAGMKEYTRRMVQRGHREFVIDLAGCELMDSTFMGTLAGIALRLREIGSGHLTVLNPNTRNRSLLENLGLDHLFAFELPDGVSPAPQRVAQETLSPPPADPSVQHATILSAHEALVEADPENEARFKDVLDLLKQEPQPGAGDS, encoded by the coding sequence GTGAGTCCTAAATCCACGATATTTGCCGGCCTCTACGACCACGCAGTTTGGCTGAGGGTCAACGGGCGCGGCACATTTCAAACCAGCGCGGGAATGAAGGAATACACCCGGCGCATGGTTCAGCGTGGCCATCGGGAATTCGTCATCGACCTCGCGGGCTGCGAGCTCATGGACTCGACCTTCATGGGCACGCTCGCCGGCATCGCCCTGCGCCTGCGTGAGATCGGCAGCGGCCATCTCACCGTCCTCAACCCCAATACCCGCAACCGCAGCCTCCTCGAGAATCTCGGGCTTGACCACCTGTTCGCCTTCGAGCTCCCCGACGGCGTGAGCCCCGCCCCGCAGCGCGTCGCCCAGGAAACCCTCTCGCCCCCTCCCGCTGATCCTTCGGTCCAGCACGCCACGATTCTTTCGGCCCACGAGGCTCTCGTGGAAGCCGATCCCGAGAACGAGGCCCGCTTCAAGGACGTGCTCGACCTCCTCAAGCAGGAGCCGCAGCCCGGTGCCGGGGATTCCTGA